One Caulobacter segnis genomic window carries:
- a CDS encoding SWIM zinc finger domain-containing protein — protein sequence MSQPDTPLFDTEAWRERMDERWFDTGVAMAEKGDVDLVSIEDEKVTAHVIGSVGDLYVVQLWAPAGEGTCTCPGFEKFGACKHQAAVVTAANAADLSKVRDRMAQLRDGLALDSKDALIERLAELARLQPAVLAALEGR from the coding sequence ATGAGCCAGCCCGACACCCCGCTCTTCGACACCGAGGCCTGGCGCGAGCGCATGGACGAGCGCTGGTTCGACACCGGCGTGGCCATGGCCGAGAAGGGCGACGTCGACCTCGTCTCGATCGAGGACGAGAAGGTCACCGCCCACGTCATCGGCAGCGTCGGCGACCTCTATGTCGTGCAGCTGTGGGCGCCCGCCGGCGAAGGGACCTGCACCTGCCCCGGCTTCGAGAAGTTCGGCGCCTGCAAGCACCAGGCGGCCGTGGTCACCGCCGCCAACGCGGCCGACCTTTCCAAGGTTCGCGACCGCATGGCCCAGCTCCGCGACGGTCTCGCCCTCGACAGCAAGGACGCCCTGATCGAGCGCCTGGCCGAACTTGCGCGGTTGCAGCCGGCCGTGCTGGCGGCGCTGGAAGGCCGCTAG
- a CDS encoding GFA family protein translates to MPKTLKPPAEEAEGACACGAVRLAIGVPARWAFHDHSAASRRAQGCAYVTYVGSYRSRFHWLEGEDLVTRHEHEGTTRGFCGRCGTPLFMERKRAPTMVNLPRALFDTRTGREPRYHTALDQAPDWAYGGGKLVPLKGYPGVMWERPKPKAKRRAAVDDFL, encoded by the coding sequence ATGCCCAAGACCCTCAAGCCACCCGCCGAGGAAGCCGAAGGCGCCTGCGCGTGCGGCGCTGTCCGCCTGGCCATCGGCGTCCCGGCGCGGTGGGCGTTCCACGACCATTCGGCCGCCAGCCGCCGCGCCCAGGGCTGCGCCTATGTCACCTATGTCGGAAGCTATCGCAGCCGCTTCCACTGGCTGGAGGGCGAGGACCTGGTGACTCGCCACGAACACGAGGGGACGACCCGGGGGTTCTGCGGGCGCTGCGGGACGCCGCTCTTCATGGAGCGCAAGCGCGCCCCGACCATGGTCAACCTGCCCCGGGCGCTCTTCGACACGCGCACGGGCCGCGAGCCGCGCTATCACACGGCCCTCGACCAGGCGCCGGATTGGGCCTACGGCGGCGGCAAGCTGGTCCCGCTGAAGGGCTATCCCGGCGTGATGTGGGAGCGGCCCAAGCCGAAGGCCAAGCGACGGGCGGCCGTCGACGACTTCCTCTAG
- a CDS encoding class I SAM-dependent methyltransferase gives MAAWYDRHILPRLLCCACGAPSIREQRVRIVPQARGRVLELGIGGGLNLAFYDPAAATSVTGVDPSPELRAIAEAAPRPQGLAVEIAAGEAERLPFADASFDTVVCTFTLCSVRSTAAVLSETRRVLRPDGRFLFCEHGLSPDDGVVRWQRRLEPIWTRLAGGCHLTRPVSAAIETAGFALGETRRFYLDKVPRPMGWCEQGVARPA, from the coding sequence ATGGCTGCCTGGTACGACCGTCACATCCTGCCGAGACTGCTGTGCTGCGCGTGCGGCGCGCCGTCTATCCGCGAGCAACGGGTCCGGATCGTGCCCCAGGCCAGGGGCCGGGTGCTGGAGCTGGGGATCGGCGGCGGCCTGAACCTGGCCTTCTACGATCCCGCCGCCGCGACCAGCGTGACCGGCGTCGATCCCTCGCCCGAGCTGCGCGCGATCGCCGAGGCCGCGCCGCGACCCCAGGGCCTGGCCGTCGAGATCGCCGCCGGCGAGGCCGAGCGCCTGCCGTTCGCCGACGCCAGTTTCGACACCGTGGTCTGCACCTTCACCCTGTGCTCGGTCCGCTCGACGGCCGCCGTGCTGTCCGAGACACGGCGGGTGTTGCGGCCAGACGGCCGGTTCCTGTTCTGCGAGCACGGCCTGTCGCCCGACGATGGCGTGGTCCGCTGGCAGAGGCGCCTGGAGCCGATCTGGACCCGCCTGGCCGGCGGCTGCCACCTGACCCGACCGGTCTCGGCGGCGATCGAAACGGCAGGCTTCGCGCTGGGCGAGACCCGGCGCTTCTACCTGGACAAGGTCCCCCGCCCGATGGGCTGGTGCGAGCAGGGCGTGGCCCGGCCCGCCTAG
- a CDS encoding NAD-dependent deacylase yields MKIFVLTGAGISAESGLGTFRDKDGVWTRYDLSEVATPEGFARDPAKVRAFYNARRANLAEASPNAAHVALARLEAALAARGGDLWLCTQNVDDLHEKAGSRRVVHMHGELAVTRCAHCQALRPDPGPLTAEAVCEACGRDGGARPHVVWFGEMPLHMDAIEDALAEADLFVSIGTSGSVYPAAGFVTEARAMGVATCEINLEPSANAYVFGEKHYGPASEVVPAWVERVLNGL; encoded by the coding sequence ATGAAGATCTTCGTGCTGACCGGGGCCGGGATTTCGGCCGAGAGCGGCCTGGGCACCTTCCGCGACAAGGACGGGGTGTGGACCCGGTACGACCTCTCGGAGGTCGCCACGCCGGAGGGGTTCGCCCGGGATCCGGCCAAGGTCCGCGCCTTCTACAACGCCCGCCGCGCCAACCTGGCCGAGGCCTCGCCGAATGCCGCCCACGTCGCTCTGGCGCGGCTGGAGGCCGCCCTGGCGGCGCGCGGCGGCGACCTGTGGCTCTGCACCCAGAATGTCGACGACCTGCACGAGAAGGCGGGCTCCCGGCGCGTGGTCCACATGCACGGCGAACTGGCCGTGACCCGCTGCGCCCACTGCCAGGCCCTGCGCCCCGATCCGGGCCCGCTGACCGCCGAGGCCGTGTGCGAGGCCTGCGGTCGCGACGGCGGGGCGCGGCCCCACGTGGTCTGGTTCGGCGAAATGCCGCTCCACATGGACGCCATCGAGGACGCCCTGGCCGAGGCCGACCTCTTCGTCTCGATCGGCACCTCGGGTTCGGTCTACCCGGCCGCCGGCTTCGTCACCGAGGCGCGGGCGATGGGCGTCGCGACCTGCGAGATCAATCTGGAGCCCTCGGCCAACGCCTATGTCTTCGGCGAGAAGCACTATGGGCCGGCCAGCGAGGTCGTGCCGGCCTGGGTGGAGCGGGTGCTGAACGGCCTCTAG
- a CDS encoding ferritin-like domain-containing protein, whose product MTDKNITKDAMYDAVAPDDFESMLELDRYGNRSSAFDKIISATHDHFWDPLDKAYIDFDEPFDMENQALVPEDLVIALSTDYVSDHLSDPKQRIRFINQSVLRSFSSILHGEQGALNLSASLCHVLKDQGAQEYAANQTREEARHVTAFAKYIKARWGKPVECGPALKTLLVEIIGAPEVYKKIIGMQMLVEGLAMGAFATFFNQIHDPVGKKLLQLVMTDEAFHHKFGKIWADRTVPKLSAEEHAIIEDWAAHCFQTLLFNLVSPHQQLDLYAEFGLDPDKVVEEYGKIMTDDLRRENMKEQTNIFRVLVKTLLNAGIITDRTKAFYAMYVDLEELKSEGERMVGDDIAEEGIRHLQAINFKNRPTAAINIAAE is encoded by the coding sequence ATGACCGACAAGAACATCACCAAGGACGCCATGTACGACGCGGTCGCGCCGGACGACTTCGAGTCGATGCTCGAACTCGACCGCTACGGCAACCGCTCCAGCGCCTTCGACAAGATCATCTCGGCCACCCACGACCACTTCTGGGATCCGCTGGACAAAGCCTATATCGACTTCGACGAGCCGTTCGACATGGAGAACCAGGCCCTGGTTCCCGAGGATCTCGTGATCGCCCTGTCGACAGACTACGTCTCCGACCACCTTTCCGACCCCAAGCAGCGCATCCGCTTCATCAACCAGTCGGTGCTGCGCAGCTTCTCGTCGATCCTGCATGGCGAGCAGGGCGCGCTGAACCTGTCGGCCAGCCTGTGCCACGTGCTCAAGGACCAGGGCGCGCAGGAATACGCCGCCAACCAGACGCGCGAGGAAGCCCGCCACGTCACGGCCTTCGCCAAGTACATCAAGGCCCGCTGGGGCAAGCCGGTCGAATGCGGCCCGGCGCTGAAGACCCTGCTGGTCGAGATCATCGGCGCGCCCGAGGTCTACAAGAAGATCATCGGCATGCAGATGCTGGTCGAGGGCCTGGCCATGGGCGCCTTCGCCACCTTCTTCAACCAGATCCATGATCCGGTGGGCAAGAAGCTGCTGCAGCTGGTGATGACCGACGAGGCCTTCCACCACAAGTTCGGGAAGATCTGGGCCGACCGTACGGTGCCGAAGCTCTCGGCCGAGGAGCACGCCATCATCGAGGACTGGGCGGCGCACTGCTTCCAGACCCTGCTGTTCAATCTGGTCTCACCGCACCAGCAGCTGGATCTCTACGCCGAATTCGGCCTGGATCCGGACAAGGTGGTCGAGGAGTACGGAAAGATCATGACCGACGACCTGCGTCGGGAGAACATGAAGGAGCAGACCAACATCTTCCGGGTGCTGGTCAAGACTCTGCTCAACGCCGGCATCATCACCGACCGCACCAAGGCGTTCTACGCCATGTATGTCGACCTCGAGGAGCTGAAGAGCGAGGGCGAGCGGATGGTCGGCGACGACATCGCCGAGGAAGGCATCCGCCACCTGCAGGCCATCAACTTCAAGAACCGTCCCACGGCCGCGATCAATATCGCGGCCGAGTAG
- a CDS encoding lipocalin family protein encodes MRTALLALPLFLALGACVSGPSGNPKPPQPAKSVELDRYLGRWYEVARYDMRFEKGCEGVTADYSKRPDGLIRVVNTCRQGAVDGPIKASEGKAKVVDTATNAKLKVSFFGPFWGDYWVLDHADDYSWSIVGEGSGRYLWLLSRELPTEADRAALTARAKALGYDTAMLRQTKQPKG; translated from the coding sequence ATGCGCACCGCCCTGCTCGCTCTGCCCCTCTTCCTCGCGCTCGGCGCCTGCGTCTCGGGTCCGAGCGGCAATCCCAAGCCGCCGCAGCCGGCCAAGAGCGTCGAGCTCGATCGCTACCTGGGCCGGTGGTACGAGGTCGCCCGCTACGACATGCGGTTCGAGAAGGGCTGCGAGGGCGTCACCGCCGACTATTCTAAACGCCCCGACGGCCTGATCCGCGTCGTGAACACCTGTCGCCAGGGCGCGGTCGACGGCCCGATCAAGGCCAGCGAGGGCAAGGCCAAGGTCGTGGACACCGCCACCAACGCCAAGCTGAAAGTCAGCTTCTTCGGTCCATTCTGGGGCGACTACTGGGTCCTGGACCACGCCGACGACTACAGCTGGTCGATCGTCGGCGAGGGCTCGGGCCGCTATCTGTGGCTGCTGTCGCGCGAGCTCCCGACCGAGGCCGACCGCGCGGCCCTGACCGCGCGCGCCAAGGCGCTGGGCTATGACACGGCGATGCTGCGGCAGACCAAGCAGCCGAAAGGCTAG
- a CDS encoding 2-hydroxyacid dehydrogenase, translating into MRIAVFSAKAYDRRFLDAANGAFGHEIDYFDARLDATTARLAGGYPAVCVFVNDRLDAAALEALAAVGVRTVALRCAGYNNVDLDAAEALGVTVVRVPAYSPEAVAEFTLGLILAVDRNIPRAWSRVRENNFALDGLIGRNLSGRVAGVVGTGRIGALVARMLRIGFGCEVLASDVHQDPELVAAGVRYVPVETLLREADLISLHCPLTPATRHLIDARVIADARPGVLIVNTSRGALIDTNALIEGLKSRKVGGVALDVYEQEADLFFEDLSNEIIQDDVFQRLLTFPNVLITGHQAFLTEEALGAIASTTLASLAEIEAGREPVNRVVAAVVKGA; encoded by the coding sequence ATGCGCATCGCCGTCTTTTCGGCCAAGGCCTATGACCGCCGGTTCCTGGACGCGGCTAATGGCGCGTTCGGGCACGAGATCGACTATTTCGACGCCCGCCTCGATGCGACGACCGCGCGGCTGGCCGGCGGCTATCCGGCGGTCTGCGTCTTCGTCAACGACCGGCTGGACGCCGCCGCGCTGGAGGCCCTCGCCGCCGTCGGGGTCCGGACGGTCGCCCTGCGTTGCGCCGGTTACAACAATGTCGATCTCGACGCCGCCGAGGCCCTGGGCGTCACGGTGGTGCGCGTGCCGGCCTATTCGCCCGAGGCGGTGGCCGAGTTCACCCTGGGCCTGATCCTGGCCGTCGATCGCAACATCCCCCGGGCCTGGAGCCGGGTTCGCGAGAACAATTTCGCGCTGGACGGCCTGATCGGCCGCAACCTGTCGGGCCGCGTCGCCGGGGTGGTCGGAACCGGCCGCATCGGCGCCCTGGTCGCGCGGATGCTGCGGATCGGCTTCGGCTGCGAGGTCCTGGCCAGCGACGTCCATCAGGATCCCGAACTGGTCGCGGCCGGCGTCCGCTACGTCCCGGTCGAGACGCTGCTGCGCGAGGCCGACCTGATCTCGCTGCATTGTCCCCTGACGCCCGCGACCCGCCACCTGATCGACGCCCGGGTGATCGCCGACGCCCGGCCCGGGGTCCTGATCGTCAACACCAGCCGCGGCGCCCTGATCGACACCAACGCGCTGATCGAGGGGCTGAAATCGCGCAAGGTCGGCGGCGTGGCCCTGGACGTCTACGAGCAGGAAGCCGACCTGTTCTTCGAGGATCTCTCCAACGAGATCATTCAGGACGACGTGTTCCAGCGTCTGCTGACCTTCCCGAACGTGCTGATCACCGGCCACCAGGCCTTCCTCACCGAGGAGGCCCTGGGCGCGATCGCCAGCACGACCCTGGCCAGCCTCGCCGAGATCGAGGCCGGGCGCGAGCCCGTCAACCGGGTGGTGGCGGCGGTGGTGAAGGGCGCCTAG
- the mmcB gene encoding DNA repair putative endonuclease MmcB, whose translation MDVIIEFQSRPETTRPETTLAVTRGAARLLVDLGYAPLAEVTLPNGRRADLMALGPKGDVLIVEVKSGLEDFRVDRKWGEYAPYCDAFYFAVAPHFPEGILPDEPGLVVADSFGGAVVREAPVTPLAPARRKALTLAFARLAALRAAGVNAERLTL comes from the coding sequence GTGGACGTAATCATCGAATTTCAGAGCCGCCCAGAGACCACACGCCCGGAGACCACCCTGGCCGTGACGCGGGGCGCCGCGCGGCTGCTGGTCGACCTGGGCTACGCGCCACTGGCCGAGGTGACCCTGCCCAACGGGCGGCGGGCCGACCTGATGGCGCTGGGTCCGAAAGGCGATGTGCTGATCGTCGAGGTGAAGTCAGGGCTGGAGGACTTCCGGGTCGATCGGAAGTGGGGTGAGTACGCGCCTTATTGCGACGCCTTCTATTTCGCCGTGGCGCCGCACTTTCCCGAAGGGATCCTGCCGGACGAGCCGGGGCTGGTCGTCGCCGACAGCTTCGGCGGCGCGGTCGTGCGCGAGGCGCCGGTCACCCCCCTGGCGCCGGCGCGTCGCAAGGCGCTGACGCTGGCCTTCGCCCGCCTCGCGGCCTTGCGGGCCGCGGGCGTGAACGCCGAACGGCTGACGCTGTAG
- the recQ gene encoding DNA helicase RecQ, translating to MYVPPDSPELDHARDVLRRTFGHADFRGMQAGVINEILAGHSAMAVLPTGGGKSLCYQIPSLIRPGVGLVISPLIALMADQVQGLRQAGVAAERLDSNISLDERSDIWRRIDAGEVDMLYLSPEGLMQPWMLDRLGRTPLALIAVDEAHCVSQWGHDFRPEYRMLGRLAELFPDVPRLAVTATADARTRDDIRAELRLQGAAEFVDSFARPELALSAERKRGKGHDRVVELVLERPGRAGVVYAGSRDSTEKLAEKLNAEGVPALAYHAGLDKAVRARRLEDFLEADAAVMVATIAFGMGVDKPDVRFVIHADPPAAIEAYWQEVGRAGRDGQPAEGITLYGSADMAWAGRRIETREAPDEVKQVQSRKLRQFYSMLEGVTCRAAAVRRYFGEEGVARCGVCDVCVAPPTGIDATEAAQKALSAVHRMGGRFGRGRLIDHLLGKTKDVTPQEAQLPTFGIGREFSQPVWRDLFDTLIFEGLLREDPNEGRPLIGLGDVEGVRQVYRGERRVALRQMAEVPETGRASSARKRREGKALTIPAENQVLFEALRSWRKEQAQLQHVPPYVIFHDATLAEIAAARPGSLAALGKAGGVGQGKLDRYGEAVLKVVREN from the coding sequence GTGTACGTTCCTCCCGATTCTCCAGAGCTCGACCACGCTCGCGACGTCCTGCGGCGCACGTTCGGCCACGCCGATTTCCGGGGGATGCAGGCCGGGGTGATCAACGAGATCCTGGCCGGCCACAGCGCCATGGCCGTGCTGCCGACCGGCGGCGGCAAGAGCCTGTGCTACCAGATACCGTCGCTGATCCGGCCGGGGGTGGGCCTGGTGATCTCGCCGCTGATCGCCCTGATGGCCGACCAGGTCCAGGGCCTGCGCCAGGCGGGTGTGGCGGCCGAGCGGCTGGACAGCAACATCTCGCTGGACGAGCGCAGCGACATCTGGCGGCGCATCGACGCCGGCGAGGTCGATATGCTGTACCTGTCGCCCGAGGGCCTGATGCAGCCGTGGATGCTGGATCGCCTGGGCCGCACGCCGCTGGCCCTGATCGCCGTCGACGAGGCCCACTGCGTCAGCCAGTGGGGCCACGACTTCCGGCCCGAATACCGGATGCTGGGGCGGCTGGCCGAGCTGTTCCCCGACGTGCCGCGCCTGGCCGTCACCGCCACCGCCGACGCCCGGACCCGCGACGACATCCGCGCCGAACTGCGCCTGCAGGGCGCGGCCGAGTTTGTCGACAGCTTCGCCCGCCCCGAGCTGGCGCTCAGCGCCGAGCGCAAGCGCGGCAAGGGGCACGACCGGGTGGTCGAGCTCGTGCTGGAGCGCCCCGGCCGGGCCGGCGTCGTCTATGCCGGCAGCCGCGACAGCACCGAAAAGCTGGCCGAGAAGCTGAACGCCGAGGGCGTGCCGGCCCTGGCCTACCACGCCGGCCTGGACAAGGCCGTCCGCGCTCGCCGGCTGGAGGACTTTCTCGAAGCCGACGCCGCGGTGATGGTGGCGACGATCGCCTTCGGCATGGGCGTCGACAAGCCCGACGTCCGCTTCGTGATCCACGCTGACCCGCCGGCCGCCATCGAGGCCTATTGGCAGGAGGTCGGCCGCGCCGGCCGCGACGGCCAGCCGGCCGAGGGCATCACCCTGTACGGCTCGGCCGACATGGCCTGGGCGGGCCGCCGCATCGAGACGCGCGAGGCCCCCGACGAGGTCAAGCAGGTCCAATCGCGCAAGCTGCGCCAGTTCTACTCGATGCTGGAGGGCGTCACCTGCCGCGCCGCCGCCGTCCGCCGCTATTTCGGCGAGGAGGGCGTGGCCCGCTGCGGGGTCTGCGACGTCTGCGTCGCGCCGCCGACCGGGATCGACGCCACCGAGGCGGCCCAGAAGGCCCTGTCGGCCGTCCACCGCATGGGCGGCCGGTTCGGGCGCGGGCGGCTGATCGACCATCTCTTGGGCAAGACCAAGGACGTCACGCCGCAGGAGGCCCAGCTGCCGACCTTCGGCATCGGCCGCGAGTTCAGCCAGCCAGTCTGGCGCGACCTGTTCGACACCCTGATCTTCGAGGGCCTGCTGCGCGAGGATCCCAATGAAGGCCGGCCGCTGATCGGCCTGGGCGACGTCGAGGGCGTGCGCCAGGTCTATCGCGGCGAGCGCCGCGTGGCCCTGCGCCAGATGGCCGAGGTCCCCGAGACCGGCCGCGCCAGCAGCGCCCGCAAGCGCCGCGAGGGCAAGGCCCTGACCATCCCCGCCGAGAACCAGGTGCTGTTCGAGGCCCTGCGGTCGTGGCGCAAGGAGCAGGCGCAGCTGCAGCACGTGCCGCCCTATGTCATCTTCCACGACGCCACCCTGGCCGAGATCGCCGCCGCCCGGCCCGGCAGCCTGGCGGCCCTCGGCAAGGCCGGCGGGGTGGGTCAGGGCAAGCTGGATCGCTACGGCGAAGCGGTTTTGAAGGTGGTGCGGGAGAACTAA
- a CDS encoding transglycosylase domain-containing protein: MANGPFGGNKAARPQRTPLQALVYWGTVLGVWGLIFVVAFFAVFASDLPDTSKLYDVKRQPSINYLDRSGALLAVRGSQYAPPVDIDALPKYVPAAFVAIEDRQFYHHFGFNPWGIARSLVWNATHDGGPQRGGSTITQQLARNLFLSPAQNYRRKAQELILAVWLEMKFSKKQILALYMNRVYFGAGAYGIEAASQRYFNKPAKDLSIGEAALLAGMMKGPARYSPVSAKERAARRATIVLDEMVRIKAITPEQRDQAFSTPVQVSATLANQRAQYFTDYIDAQVRSLVGEPTEDLVVETTLDLPIQVSAERAVKLGVEGHGAQGVQQAALVAIDGEGRIRAYVGGADYADSQFDRATTARRQAGSAFKPFVYLTAMEQGRTPAVMVVDEPIKIGNWEPRNYTGKYLGPMTLQTALAQSINTVAARLANEVGTSNVAATARRLGITSKIQLDPSMALGAVEVSPMEMAQAYAPFSNGGFLAKGYGIERIRTASGKVLYDHGVEKAERSAVIGSPALQYMNQMMREVVASGTGARAKVGGYDIAGKTGTTSDYKDAWFVGYTGGFVTAVWTGKDDNTAMKRVTGGGAPAEIWRTFMTATLPRLKATPIPGGMVEPPPSTDPIGDLIDPSTTPEGPAAETPGGAPPPADQLPY, translated from the coding sequence ATGGCGAACGGACCCTTCGGCGGGAACAAGGCGGCCAGGCCGCAACGGACCCCGCTTCAGGCCCTTGTCTACTGGGGGACTGTCCTGGGCGTCTGGGGCCTGATCTTCGTCGTCGCCTTCTTCGCCGTGTTCGCCAGCGACCTGCCCGACACGTCCAAGCTCTACGACGTCAAGCGCCAGCCCTCGATCAACTATCTGGATCGCTCGGGCGCCCTGCTGGCCGTGCGCGGCAGCCAGTACGCGCCGCCGGTCGACATCGACGCCCTGCCCAAGTACGTGCCGGCCGCCTTCGTGGCCATCGAGGACCGCCAGTTCTACCACCACTTCGGCTTCAACCCCTGGGGCATCGCCCGCTCGCTGGTGTGGAACGCCACCCATGACGGCGGCCCCCAGCGCGGCGGCTCGACCATCACCCAGCAGCTGGCGCGGAACCTGTTCCTCAGCCCGGCCCAGAACTATCGCCGCAAGGCCCAGGAGCTGATCCTGGCCGTGTGGCTGGAGATGAAGTTCTCCAAGAAGCAGATCCTGGCCCTCTATATGAACCGGGTCTATTTCGGGGCTGGCGCCTACGGGATCGAGGCCGCCTCGCAGCGCTATTTCAACAAGCCCGCCAAGGACCTGTCGATCGGCGAAGCGGCCCTGCTGGCCGGCATGATGAAGGGCCCGGCCCGCTATTCGCCGGTCTCGGCCAAGGAGCGCGCCGCCCGCCGCGCCACCATCGTCCTGGACGAGATGGTGCGCATCAAGGCCATCACGCCCGAGCAGCGCGACCAGGCCTTCAGCACCCCGGTGCAGGTCTCGGCCACCCTGGCCAACCAGCGCGCCCAGTACTTCACCGACTATATCGACGCCCAGGTCCGCTCGCTGGTTGGCGAACCGACCGAGGACCTCGTCGTCGAGACCACCCTGGACCTGCCGATCCAGGTCTCGGCCGAGCGCGCCGTGAAGCTGGGCGTCGAGGGTCATGGCGCCCAAGGCGTGCAGCAGGCGGCCCTGGTCGCCATCGACGGGGAAGGCCGCATCCGCGCCTATGTCGGCGGCGCCGACTACGCCGACAGCCAGTTCGACCGCGCCACCACGGCCCGCCGCCAGGCCGGCTCGGCCTTCAAGCCGTTCGTCTACCTGACCGCCATGGAGCAGGGCCGCACGCCCGCCGTCATGGTCGTCGACGAGCCGATCAAGATCGGCAACTGGGAGCCCCGCAACTACACCGGCAAGTACCTGGGTCCCATGACCCTGCAGACGGCCCTGGCCCAGTCGATCAACACGGTCGCCGCGCGCCTGGCCAACGAGGTCGGCACCAGCAACGTCGCCGCCACGGCCCGTCGCCTGGGCATCACCAGCAAGATCCAACTGGACCCGTCGATGGCCCTGGGCGCGGTCGAGGTCAGCCCCATGGAAATGGCCCAGGCCTACGCCCCGTTCTCGAACGGCGGCTTCCTGGCCAAGGGCTACGGCATCGAGCGCATCCGCACCGCCAGCGGCAAGGTGCTCTACGACCACGGCGTCGAGAAGGCCGAGCGCTCGGCGGTGATCGGCTCGCCGGCCCTGCAGTACATGAACCAGATGATGCGCGAGGTCGTCGCCTCGGGCACGGGCGCCCGCGCCAAGGTCGGCGGCTACGACATCGCCGGCAAGACCGGCACGACCAGCGACTACAAGGACGCCTGGTTCGTCGGCTACACCGGCGGCTTCGTCACCGCCGTCTGGACCGGCAAGGACGACAACACCGCGATGAAGCGGGTCACCGGCGGCGGCGCCCCGGCCGAGATCTGGCGCACGTTCATGACCGCCACCCTGCCCCGCCTGAAGGCCACCCCCATCCCGGGCGGCATGGTCGAGCCTCCGCCCTCGACGGACCCGATCGGCGACCTGATCGACCCGTCGACCACGCCCGAAGGCCCGGCGGCCGAAACCCCCGGCGGCGCTCCGCCGCCAGCGGACCAGCTGCCTTACTGA
- a CDS encoding M48 family metallopeptidase: protein MFARSAQRFSDGDRLEIGGWPVRLRVDGRARRVSLRVDRAKSEIVALAPSPRRLNEAVAFAQEKSGWIAKQLAALPERMSLAPGGILRLNDRPYRLEVGPGRARLEEGRIVAPDDANWGMKVIRLAKREALAVLTERTAVHASALGRPMPSVAVADPKARWGSCRPATPRAPAAIRYSWRLILAPAAVADYVAAHECAHLIEANHGPRFWALCEQLAGNPAPHRAWLRAHAAELHAIGA, encoded by the coding sequence ATGTTCGCGCGCTCGGCCCAACGCTTTTCCGACGGTGATCGACTGGAGATCGGCGGCTGGCCCGTTCGCCTGCGGGTGGACGGCCGGGCGCGACGCGTCTCGCTGCGCGTCGACCGCGCCAAGTCCGAGATCGTCGCCCTGGCCCCCAGCCCTCGCCGCCTGAACGAGGCCGTGGCCTTCGCTCAGGAGAAGTCCGGCTGGATCGCCAAGCAGCTGGCCGCCCTGCCCGAGCGGATGAGCCTGGCGCCGGGCGGGATCCTGCGCCTGAACGACCGGCCCTATCGCCTGGAGGTCGGCCCCGGCCGCGCCCGTCTCGAGGAGGGGCGCATCGTCGCGCCCGACGACGCCAACTGGGGGATGAAGGTCATCCGGCTGGCCAAGCGCGAGGCGCTGGCCGTGCTGACCGAACGCACCGCCGTCCACGCTTCGGCCCTGGGCCGCCCGATGCCTTCGGTGGCCGTCGCCGACCCGAAGGCCCGCTGGGGCTCGTGCCGGCCCGCGACGCCGAGGGCGCCCGCGGCGATCCGCTATAGCTGGCGACTGATCCTGGCGCCGGCGGCGGTGGCCGACTATGTCGCCGCCCACGAATGCGCCCACCTGATCGAGGCCAACCACGGCCCGAGGTTCTGGGCGCTGTGCGAGCAGCTGGCGGGTAATCCCGCGCCGCACCGCGCGTGGCTCCGGGCCCACGCGGCGGAGCTTCACGCGATCGGGGCCTAG